Proteins from one Halovivax limisalsi genomic window:
- a CDS encoding DUF5800 family protein: protein MTSLAFDDKGVDVVYEGTEFRLEKSLIEEATEKSYHDVTDHEVLQMVAEHPDLGGEPRRIGDILD from the coding sequence ATGACTTCGCTCGCGTTCGACGACAAGGGCGTCGACGTCGTCTACGAGGGAACCGAGTTCCGCCTCGAGAAGTCGTTGATCGAGGAGGCGACCGAGAAATCCTATCACGACGTGACCGACCACGAAGTGCTGCAGATGGTGGCCGAGCATCCCGACCTCGGCGGTGAGCCGCGCCGAATCGGCGATATCCTCGACTAG
- a CDS encoding DUF7097 family protein produces the protein MKKTPRGTSVGVDDPYAFVDRCDHLTDEGRCRLAVERPQRDPSFARDRAEAEYQCVFADEQDATATDDDDAEPEWERCPHFRCRRRDRVCVRCGLEEHRDAHSDERPLLEEHHLSYDTGVETDHEITVYLCRWCHAKIHDSWARLTDDVNPDPEAIAAREDRRSREQAELSFESAATRREESGSN, from the coding sequence ATGAAGAAGACGCCACGGGGGACGTCAGTCGGCGTCGACGACCCCTACGCGTTCGTCGATCGGTGCGATCATCTCACCGACGAGGGGCGGTGTCGATTGGCCGTCGAACGGCCACAGCGGGACCCGTCGTTCGCCCGCGACCGCGCGGAAGCGGAGTACCAGTGCGTCTTCGCCGACGAGCAGGACGCGACGGCGACGGACGATGACGACGCCGAACCGGAGTGGGAGCGGTGTCCGCACTTTCGCTGTCGGCGACGCGATCGCGTCTGCGTTCGTTGCGGCCTCGAGGAGCATCGCGACGCCCACTCCGACGAGCGCCCGCTCCTCGAGGAACACCACCTCTCCTACGACACCGGCGTGGAAACCGATCACGAGATCACGGTCTACCTCTGTCGGTGGTGTCACGCCAAAATCCACGACTCGTGGGCCAGACTGACCGACGACGTCAACCCGGATCCCGAGGCGATCGCGGCGCGGGAGGACCGCCGCAGTCGCGAGCAGGCGGAACTGTCCTTCGAGTCCGCGGCGACCCGACGCGAGGAGTCCGGATCGAACTAG
- a CDS encoding methyl-accepting chemotaxis protein, translating into MIGKLRTVVPTPVRRSYALKFGIALLVLGLSVGLIGLVGTTMITDSVEERTLQTQEEQAAQEAMRLDSWDEQNSQVTYDIARTPVLQSDDPAAIQDFLDELTFDFEGAHYVDGTTHEILASTTSSAETLDDINFTASSALAPGETLNVKRTEPYMNDPQGQYEDPQPVVAYHVGITGSDAVLIVTMNLADYGSETSDDTVVTVVDDENRIVADDLLPGFDRSKSELELTYPAFLRAYDDPDDFLADATAGDAANRSGAAVYSGSGSSALQGHPYNFTSDEYVGAYHGTEMGWTVLTHTPTESAYGFVDTVNTYGLYATIGGVLLIGLFGVVLGRNTATSIDRLTDKVAEMESGNLDVEFESPRIDNIGRLYDGFAEMRDQLKSQITEAEEARAEAEAERERVEAINEDLQRTAASYCDVMAEASDGDLTVRMDPDETDNETMADIGRDFNAMLTEIEATVENLNRFASEVATASEQVTASSEEVRSASEQVSESVQEISDGASEQYDSLRSVDNEMNNLSTTTEEIAASSNEVADVAERTARTGREGRDSAREAIDAVEQLEAERESVVEEFERLRSDVGEIDQLVDRVSEIAEQTNMLALNANIEASRSAGGDDDGGFAAVAAEVKELSQDVKAATEEIDEQLEDIQTQTERSADEVERTSEEITRVGDLVGETVDALEEIAEYAQETNDGVQEISAATEEQAASTEEVVAMVDEVATISEQTTEEAESVAAAAEEQTTAMTEVSNSADQLTEQAMTLSEALDRFETDADPDASTLEPDGRDDSADEPDDGETFSFETSTATETDSPDGDADADAEADADEVDATGDESASDDPADDDGEATWELADDDEGETFSLDG; encoded by the coding sequence ATGATCGGAAAGTTACGTACCGTCGTTCCGACGCCCGTTCGTCGGAGCTATGCACTCAAATTTGGAATCGCACTCCTCGTTCTCGGCCTCTCGGTGGGACTGATCGGGCTGGTCGGAACGACGATGATCACGGATAGTGTCGAAGAACGAACGTTGCAAACGCAGGAGGAACAGGCGGCTCAGGAGGCGATGCGCCTCGACTCCTGGGACGAGCAAAACTCCCAGGTAACGTACGACATCGCCCGGACGCCAGTCTTGCAATCCGATGATCCGGCGGCCATCCAGGACTTCCTCGACGAACTGACGTTCGACTTCGAGGGCGCACACTACGTCGACGGGACCACCCACGAGATCCTCGCCTCGACGACGTCCAGCGCCGAGACGCTCGACGACATCAACTTCACGGCGTCGTCCGCGCTCGCCCCGGGCGAGACCCTCAACGTGAAACGGACCGAGCCATACATGAACGATCCGCAGGGCCAGTACGAAGACCCGCAGCCCGTCGTGGCCTATCACGTCGGGATCACCGGGTCGGACGCCGTCCTGATCGTGACGATGAACCTCGCCGACTACGGCAGTGAGACGTCGGACGATACCGTCGTCACCGTCGTCGACGACGAAAACCGCATCGTCGCCGACGATCTCCTGCCCGGGTTCGACCGGAGCAAGTCGGAGTTGGAACTCACGTACCCGGCGTTCCTCCGGGCGTACGACGATCCGGACGACTTCCTCGCCGACGCGACGGCGGGCGACGCCGCAAACCGGAGCGGGGCCGCCGTCTACAGCGGTAGCGGGAGCAGCGCGCTGCAGGGCCACCCGTACAACTTCACCTCCGACGAGTACGTCGGCGCCTATCACGGGACCGAGATGGGCTGGACCGTCCTGACGCACACGCCGACGGAGAGCGCCTACGGGTTCGTCGACACGGTCAACACCTACGGCCTCTACGCGACGATCGGCGGCGTCTTGCTCATCGGCCTCTTCGGGGTCGTCCTCGGGCGCAACACGGCGACGTCGATCGACCGGCTGACGGACAAGGTCGCAGAGATGGAGTCCGGCAACCTGGACGTCGAATTCGAGAGTCCCCGCATCGACAACATCGGACGGCTCTACGACGGCTTCGCGGAGATGCGCGACCAGCTCAAATCCCAGATCACCGAAGCCGAGGAGGCGCGAGCCGAGGCCGAGGCCGAACGCGAACGCGTGGAGGCGATCAACGAGGACCTCCAGCGAACGGCGGCGAGTTACTGCGACGTGATGGCCGAGGCATCGGACGGCGATCTGACCGTTCGGATGGATCCGGACGAGACGGACAACGAGACGATGGCCGACATCGGTCGCGACTTCAACGCGATGCTCACCGAGATCGAGGCGACCGTCGAGAACCTCAACCGCTTCGCGAGCGAGGTCGCGACGGCCAGCGAGCAGGTGACCGCCTCGAGCGAGGAGGTTCGCTCGGCCAGCGAGCAGGTCAGCGAGTCCGTCCAGGAGATCTCCGACGGCGCGAGCGAGCAGTACGACTCGCTGCGGTCGGTCGACAACGAGATGAACAACCTCTCGACGACGACCGAGGAGATCGCCGCCTCCTCGAACGAGGTCGCGGACGTCGCCGAGCGAACGGCCAGAACCGGCCGCGAGGGCCGCGATTCGGCCCGCGAGGCGATCGACGCGGTCGAGCAACTCGAAGCGGAGCGAGAATCCGTCGTCGAGGAGTTCGAACGGCTCAGGTCCGACGTCGGCGAGATCGACCAGCTTGTCGATCGCGTCTCGGAGATCGCAGAGCAGACCAACATGCTCGCGCTCAACGCCAACATCGAGGCCTCCCGGTCGGCCGGCGGAGACGACGACGGCGGCTTCGCGGCCGTCGCCGCGGAGGTCAAGGAGCTCTCCCAGGACGTCAAGGCGGCGACCGAGGAGATCGACGAGCAACTGGAGGACATCCAGACCCAGACCGAACGGTCCGCCGACGAGGTCGAACGCACGAGCGAGGAGATCACGCGCGTCGGCGACCTCGTCGGCGAGACGGTCGACGCGCTCGAGGAGATCGCCGAGTACGCCCAGGAGACCAACGACGGCGTCCAGGAGATCTCCGCGGCGACCGAAGAACAGGCCGCCTCGACCGAGGAGGTCGTCGCGATGGTCGACGAGGTGGCGACGATCTCCGAGCAGACGACCGAAGAGGCCGAAAGCGTGGCCGCGGCCGCGGAGGAGCAGACGACCGCGATGACCGAGGTGTCCAATTCCGCGGATCAGCTCACCGAGCAGGCGATGACGCTCTCGGAGGCCCTCGATCGATTCGAGACGGACGCCGATCCGGATGCGTCGACGCTCGAACCCGACGGACGTGACGACAGCGCGGACGAACCGGACGACGGGGAGACGTTCTCCTTCGAGACCTCGACGGCGACCGAGACCGACTCGCCCGACGGTGACGCGGACGCTGACGCCGAAGCCGACGCCGACGAGGTGGACGCGACCGGAGACGAATCAGCGTCGGACGACCCAGCCGACGACGATGGCGAGGCGACCTGGGAACTCGCGGACGACGACGAGGGAGAAACCTTCTCGCTCGACGGCTGA
- a CDS encoding DUF192 domain-containing protein encodes MRLVHEPKSGAPTTLAADVETADGWMRKLRGLMFRRSLPASYALAFRFDAVKARDVHMLFVFVPLDVVWVADGVVQRVERLPPWRGYAREACDLIVELPAGAAADVEPGDAVELES; translated from the coding sequence GTGCGCCTCGTCCACGAACCGAAATCGGGAGCGCCGACGACGCTCGCGGCGGACGTCGAGACGGCCGACGGCTGGATGCGGAAACTTCGCGGACTGATGTTTCGACGGTCCCTCCCCGCGTCCTACGCCCTGGCGTTCCGGTTCGACGCCGTCAAGGCCCGCGACGTCCACATGCTGTTCGTCTTCGTTCCGCTCGACGTCGTCTGGGTGGCCGACGGCGTCGTCCAACGGGTCGAACGGCTCCCGCCGTGGCGCGGCTACGCGCGCGAAGCGTGCGACCTCATCGTCGAACTCCCCGCGGGGGCCGCTGCGGACGTCGAACCCGGCGACGCGGTCGAACTCGAGTCCTGA
- a CDS encoding AAA family ATPase, translated as MDVSQASAECETVIERVGEAVISDRRFFEDVLLGVVGRGHVLLEDVPGTGKTLTARSIADALGLSFSRIQFTPDLLPSDVTGTHIYDEGDGSFEFTEGPIFANIVLADEINRAPPKTQAALLEAMEEGQVTVAGETRTLPRPFFVIATQNPVEQEGTFPLPEAQVDRFLVKTSLGYPGADGEVELLERRADREARSPSVERVFEREHVETLRRVPESVRVDPDLLEYIASLARETRRDGRVEIGVSPRGTQRLFEAARAYATIVGSEFVTPDHIKRVATPVLAHRLVLTPDATVSDVEKAQIIESVLESVPVPTVD; from the coding sequence ATGGACGTCTCACAGGCGAGCGCCGAGTGCGAAACCGTCATCGAGCGGGTTGGCGAGGCGGTGATCTCCGACCGGCGCTTCTTCGAAGACGTACTCCTGGGCGTCGTCGGCCGCGGTCACGTGCTGCTCGAGGACGTTCCCGGCACCGGGAAGACGCTGACCGCTCGCTCGATCGCGGACGCGCTCGGCCTCTCGTTCTCGCGGATCCAGTTCACGCCGGACCTGCTGCCCTCCGACGTGACCGGGACACACATCTACGACGAGGGCGACGGCAGCTTCGAGTTCACCGAGGGACCGATCTTCGCCAACATCGTCCTCGCCGACGAGATCAATCGCGCACCGCCGAAGACCCAGGCGGCGCTGCTCGAGGCGATGGAGGAAGGGCAGGTCACCGTCGCCGGCGAAACGCGGACGCTGCCCCGGCCGTTTTTCGTTATCGCCACGCAGAACCCGGTCGAACAGGAGGGGACGTTCCCGCTCCCTGAGGCCCAGGTCGATCGCTTCCTCGTCAAAACCTCGCTCGGGTATCCCGGCGCGGACGGCGAGGTCGAACTGCTCGAACGGCGCGCCGATCGCGAAGCGCGCAGCCCCTCGGTCGAACGGGTGTTCGAGCGAGAGCACGTCGAGACGCTGCGGCGCGTCCCCGAATCGGTCCGCGTCGACCCGGACCTGCTCGAGTACATCGCCTCCCTCGCACGCGAAACGCGCCGCGACGGCCGCGTCGAGATCGGCGTCTCGCCGCGAGGGACCCAGCGGCTCTTCGAGGCCGCCCGCGCCTACGCCACCATCGTCGGGAGCGAGTTCGTCACGCCGGACCACATCAAACGCGTGGCAACGCCCGTGCTGGCCCACCGACTGGTTCTCACACCGGACGCGACGGTCAGCGACGTCGAGAAAGCCCAGATCATCGAGAGCGTCCTGGAGTCGGTCCCCGTCCCGACCGTCGATTGA
- a CDS encoding zinc-dependent metalloprotease, with translation MNLYRTARVVASASGNGAIDWAAAADAAKSATPPGAIDLEPGERDGYRRDVRAARAGIERVTAIDVDLPDAVQIQNRHHWIDANVETFGRVMSPVERHVGGFPQLSRTINTGTMTVLLSYLGRNVLGQYDPLLLAERPDRAHALYFVRPNIVRVAEELSIDYDRFRRWIAFHEVTHAAEFSTAPWLTDHLERHVEAGIESLSTGSFDTDALRTLDTAMTVVEGYAELLMDHAFDDEYADLRRKLDERRSGGSPLQRLVRRLLGLGLKRRQYERGKRFFETVAERRDLAFASRVWEGPDRLPTTTELDDPVAWIDRLEST, from the coding sequence GTGAATCTGTATCGAACTGCTCGCGTGGTCGCGAGCGCGTCCGGGAACGGCGCGATCGACTGGGCGGCCGCGGCGGACGCGGCGAAATCGGCGACGCCGCCGGGCGCGATCGACCTCGAGCCGGGCGAACGCGACGGCTATCGGCGCGACGTGCGCGCGGCCCGCGCTGGCATCGAGCGCGTCACCGCGATCGACGTCGACCTCCCCGACGCCGTCCAGATCCAGAACCGCCACCACTGGATCGACGCGAACGTCGAGACGTTCGGCCGGGTCATGTCGCCGGTCGAGCGCCACGTCGGCGGCTTCCCCCAGCTCTCCCGGACGATCAACACGGGGACGATGACCGTCCTGCTCTCCTATCTCGGCCGGAACGTCCTCGGCCAGTACGACCCGCTCCTGCTGGCGGAGCGCCCGGATCGGGCGCACGCGCTCTACTTCGTTCGGCCGAACATCGTCCGCGTCGCCGAGGAACTCTCGATCGACTACGACCGGTTCCGCCGCTGGATCGCGTTCCACGAGGTCACCCACGCGGCGGAGTTCTCCACCGCTCCCTGGCTCACGGACCACCTCGAACGCCACGTCGAGGCCGGGATCGAGTCGCTGTCGACGGGCTCGTTCGACACCGACGCCTTGCGCACGCTCGATACCGCCATGACCGTCGTCGAGGGCTACGCAGAGTTGTTGATGGACCATGCGTTCGACGACGAGTACGCCGACCTCCGCCGGAAACTCGACGAGCGTCGCTCGGGCGGCTCGCCCCTGCAACGGCTGGTCCGTCGGCTACTCGGACTCGGTCTCAAGCGCCGCCAGTACGAGCGGGGCAAGCGCTTCTTCGAGACGGTCGCCGAGCGCCGCGACCTCGCGTTCGCGAGCCGCGTCTGGGAGGGACCCGACCGATTGCCGACGACGACCGAACTCGACGATCCGGTGGCATGGATCGACCGACTGGAATCGACGTGA
- a CDS encoding LSM domain-containing protein, protein MSGRPLDVLEAALGEHVTVRLKSGEEYAGELTGYDQHMNLVLSGGERTTDADASGEDTTIIRGDNVVSITP, encoded by the coding sequence ATGAGCGGCCGACCACTCGACGTCCTCGAGGCGGCACTCGGGGAACACGTCACCGTCCGGTTGAAAAGCGGCGAGGAGTACGCCGGCGAACTGACGGGCTATGACCAGCACATGAACCTCGTGCTCTCGGGCGGCGAGAGGACGACCGACGCGGACGCATCGGGCGAAGACACAACGATTATACGCGGCGATAACGTCGTGTCGATCACTCCATGA
- a CDS encoding 50S ribosomal protein L37e, with amino-acid sequence MTGSGTPSQGKKNKTVHVTCRRCGEASYHTKKERCSACGFGKSAKRRDYNWESKAGDN; translated from the coding sequence ATGACTGGTTCAGGAACCCCGAGTCAGGGCAAGAAGAACAAGACCGTTCACGTGACGTGCCGTCGCTGTGGCGAAGCCTCGTACCACACGAAAAAGGAACGCTGTTCGGCCTGTGGGTTCGGCAAATCGGCCAAACGCCGGGACTACAACTGGGAATCGAAGGCCGGCGACAACTGA
- the purF gene encoding amidophosphoribosyltransferase, whose protein sequence is MTDGRGETPLRAGPTEKCGVVGVSLDDRVAVRPLYYALYALQHRGQESAGIVTHDGFQQHSHVEMGLVGDAFDEEDLDGLKGSAGIGHVRYPTAGSVDKGCAQPFSVSFKSGSLGLSHNGNLVNADELRDELAGLGHAFTSDGDTEVIAHDLARNLLEADLIRAVKRTMSRIHGSYALTICHDDTVLGVRDPRGNRPLCIGAVEDGYVLASESAAIDTLDGDLVRDVRPGELIVLEPDGSGFDSYQLVDADDTAHCFFEHVYFARPDSVIDGHLVYEVRRELGRQLWAESGVETDVVMPVPDSGRAFASGYAEAATETTPAGNGRGDGETGPEFAEGLMKNRYVGRTFIMPTQDERERAVRLKLNPIKSTVENKTVTLIDDSIVRGTTSTQLVDLLKDCGAEEVHMRIGAPPIVAPCYMGIDMATREELIAAEKSVEEIAATIDADSLAYLSTGAIADALESSRSDLCMGCVTGEYPYDIEGEETDREVVRPSVGTSAPADD, encoded by the coding sequence ATGACTGACGGGCGGGGCGAGACACCCCTCCGGGCGGGACCGACGGAGAAGTGTGGCGTCGTCGGAGTGAGCCTCGACGATCGCGTTGCGGTGCGTCCGCTGTACTACGCGCTCTACGCCCTGCAACACCGGGGCCAGGAGTCGGCCGGAATCGTCACCCACGACGGCTTCCAGCAACACAGCCACGTGGAGATGGGCCTCGTCGGCGACGCGTTCGACGAGGAAGATCTCGACGGCCTCAAGGGCTCGGCCGGCATCGGCCACGTGCGCTACCCGACCGCCGGGAGCGTCGACAAGGGCTGTGCCCAGCCCTTCTCCGTCTCGTTCAAGAGCGGGTCGCTCGGCCTCTCGCACAACGGCAACCTCGTCAACGCCGACGAACTGCGCGACGAACTGGCCGGACTCGGCCACGCCTTCACCAGCGACGGCGACACGGAGGTCATCGCGCACGACCTGGCGCGCAACCTGCTCGAGGCGGACCTCATCCGCGCCGTCAAGCGGACGATGAGCCGGATCCACGGCTCGTACGCGCTGACGATCTGTCACGACGACACCGTCCTCGGCGTGCGCGATCCGCGGGGCAATCGACCGCTCTGTATCGGAGCGGTCGAGGACGGCTACGTGCTCGCCTCCGAGTCGGCGGCGATCGACACCCTCGACGGCGACCTCGTCAGGGACGTCCGACCGGGCGAGCTGATCGTCCTCGAACCCGACGGCTCGGGATTCGACTCCTACCAGCTCGTCGACGCTGACGACACCGCCCACTGCTTCTTCGAGCACGTCTACTTCGCGCGTCCGGACTCCGTGATCGACGGTCACCTCGTCTACGAGGTGCGTCGCGAACTCGGCCGGCAACTGTGGGCCGAGAGCGGCGTCGAGACGGACGTCGTGATGCCGGTACCCGACTCCGGGCGCGCGTTCGCGAGCGGCTACGCGGAGGCGGCGACCGAGACGACGCCGGCGGGCAACGGGCGCGGAGACGGCGAAACCGGTCCGGAGTTCGCCGAGGGGTTGATGAAGAACCGCTACGTCGGCCGGACGTTCATCATGCCGACCCAGGACGAGCGCGAGCGAGCCGTCCGCCTGAAGCTCAACCCGATCAAGAGTACCGTCGAGAACAAGACGGTGACGCTGATCGACGACTCGATCGTCCGCGGGACGACCTCCACGCAGCTCGTCGACCTGCTCAAAGACTGCGGTGCCGAAGAGGTCCACATGCGCATCGGCGCCCCGCCGATCGTCGCGCCCTGCTACATGGGCATCGACATGGCCACGCGCGAGGAACTCATCGCGGCCGAGAAGAGCGTCGAGGAGATCGCCGCGACCATCGACGCCGACAGCCTCGCGTACCTCTCGACGGGCGCCATCGCGGACGCGCTCGAATCGTCCCGATCGGACCTCTGCATGGGCTGTGTCACCGGCGAGTACCCCTACGACATCGAGGGCGAGGAGACCGACCGCGAGGTCGTTCGGCCGTCCGTCGGGACGAGCGCGCCGGCGGACGATTGA
- a CDS encoding DUF420 domain-containing protein — protein sequence MTRLAPRHVPALAALLSICSLALVVAAAGGRIPSSTVPAAPEALLSAIPTANVAISAVAIGTIAAGWRAIRRGDVSRHRRLMGLSVALFALFLSLYLYRLVATGGAAGFSGPEAVYRSVYLPILIGHVGLAMVCIPLLYYALLLALSHEVRALRETAHARVGRVVAPLWMVSFGLGIVVYLLNRVLY from the coding sequence ATGACACGTCTCGCGCCCCGTCACGTGCCCGCGCTCGCCGCGCTCCTCTCGATTTGCTCGCTGGCGCTGGTGGTCGCGGCCGCCGGCGGTCGCATCCCCTCGTCGACGGTGCCCGCAGCACCCGAAGCGCTGCTGTCGGCGATTCCGACCGCCAACGTCGCCATTAGCGCCGTGGCGATCGGGACCATCGCGGCAGGCTGGCGCGCCATCCGTCGCGGTGACGTCTCCCGGCACCGCCGACTGATGGGCCTCTCGGTCGCCCTGTTCGCGCTCTTCCTGTCGCTGTACCTCTACCGGCTCGTCGCTACCGGCGGCGCGGCGGGGTTTTCCGGCCCGGAGGCCGTCTACCGGTCCGTCTACCTGCCGATCCTGATCGGTCACGTCGGCCTGGCGATGGTGTGCATTCCGCTGCTGTACTACGCGCTACTGCTCGCGTTGAGCCACGAGGTCCGGGCCCTTCGCGAGACGGCTCACGCCCGGGTCGGTCGCGTCGTCGCGCCGCTGTGGATGGTATCGTTCGGTCTCGGGATCGTCGTCTACCTCCTCAATCGTGTGCTCTACTGA
- a CDS encoding alkaline phosphatase family protein, with protein sequence MGLFDRLRGDGDPRVAFIGIDGVPYSLLDGHPDRFPNFAAIAREGSAGEISSIVPPESSACWPSLTTGVNPGSTGVYGFQDRETGTYDTYVPMGQDVQATRIWDRVTEDGRSANVFNVPVTFPPQRNVDRMVSGFLSPELDAAAYPDDVADYLESIGYRIDVDPKLGHDDDKTEFIEDAHETLDARFEAFDHYLSADDWDLFMGVFMTTDRVNHFLYRDYERDGEYVEDFLAFYEKVDEYVGRIRELLPDDVTLVVASDHGFTSLDYEVHCNRWLEEEGWLSYRTDDPEELNDIADESRAYSFIPGRFYLNLEGREPRGTVSPEKYDDVRDELAAMLESLEGPNGEAVVERVVEKESAFRGDHDAIAPDLVAIPANGFDLKSGFNGDGPVFDTGPRIGMHSFDDASLYIDDPDASIGEADLFDIAPTILDLMDVEFRRGEFDGASLV encoded by the coding sequence ATGGGTCTGTTCGACCGGTTGCGAGGAGACGGCGATCCGCGGGTCGCCTTCATCGGAATCGACGGCGTGCCGTACAGTCTGCTCGACGGACACCCCGATCGATTCCCGAACTTTGCGGCGATCGCCCGCGAAGGGTCGGCCGGCGAGATTTCGAGTATCGTCCCGCCCGAATCGAGCGCCTGCTGGCCGTCGCTGACGACCGGCGTCAACCCCGGTTCGACCGGCGTCTACGGCTTTCAGGACCGCGAAACGGGAACGTACGACACCTACGTGCCGATGGGCCAGGACGTCCAGGCCACCCGCATCTGGGATCGCGTCACGGAGGACGGTCGGTCGGCGAACGTGTTCAACGTCCCGGTCACGTTCCCGCCGCAGCGCAACGTCGACCGGATGGTCTCGGGCTTTCTCTCTCCCGAACTCGACGCCGCGGCCTACCCCGACGACGTGGCCGACTACCTCGAATCGATCGGGTACCGCATCGACGTCGACCCGAAACTCGGGCACGACGACGACAAGACCGAGTTCATCGAGGACGCTCACGAGACGCTCGACGCCCGGTTCGAGGCGTTCGATCACTACCTCTCGGCCGACGACTGGGACCTCTTCATGGGCGTCTTCATGACGACCGATCGCGTCAATCACTTCCTGTATCGCGACTACGAGCGCGACGGCGAGTACGTCGAGGACTTTCTCGCCTTCTACGAGAAAGTCGACGAGTACGTCGGGCGCATCCGCGAGCTCCTCCCGGACGACGTGACCCTCGTGGTCGCGTCGGATCACGGCTTCACCAGCCTCGACTACGAGGTCCACTGCAACCGGTGGCTCGAGGAGGAGGGCTGGCTCAGCTACCGCACCGACGACCCGGAGGAGTTGAACGACATCGCCGACGAGTCGCGCGCGTACTCGTTCATTCCGGGTCGGTTCTACCTCAACCTGGAGGGCCGCGAACCGCGCGGAACGGTGTCGCCCGAGAAGTACGACGACGTGCGCGACGAACTCGCCGCGATGCTCGAATCGCTCGAGGGGCCGAACGGCGAGGCCGTGGTCGAGCGCGTCGTCGAGAAGGAGTCGGCGTTCCGCGGCGATCACGACGCCATCGCGCCCGATCTCGTCGCGATCCCGGCGAACGGCTTCGACCTCAAGTCGGGGTTCAACGGCGACGGGCCCGTCTTCGACACCGGCCCGCGAATCGGCATGCACAGTTTCGACGACGCGTCGCTCTACATCGACGACCCGGACGCCTCGATCGGCGAGGCGGACCTGTTCGACATCGCCCCCACGATCCTCGACCTGATGGACGTCGAGTTCCGCCGCGGCGAATTCGACGGCGCCAGCCTGGTCTGA
- a CDS encoding DUF371 domain-containing protein: protein MSDPADAASDGRATETIRARGHEHVTARHASTLEITTDDFLTPAGDCILAIEADRAPADFDPAFVAAARDEGATITVTVAAGGHETTITGRGDPRLSFESDRSAVCRTSDYVDDRTILVEADAAAADLDRALVDALADGAAARASVAVER from the coding sequence ATGAGCGATCCAGCGGACGCCGCGAGCGACGGACGGGCGACCGAGACGATCCGGGCGCGCGGACACGAACACGTCACCGCCCGCCACGCGAGTACGCTCGAAATCACGACGGACGACTTCCTCACCCCGGCGGGCGACTGCATCCTCGCCATCGAGGCCGATCGCGCGCCCGCCGACTTCGACCCCGCGTTCGTCGCGGCGGCGCGGGACGAGGGCGCGACGATCACGGTGACCGTCGCCGCGGGCGGGCACGAAACCACGATCACCGGTCGCGGCGATCCGCGGCTGTCGTTCGAGAGCGACCGGAGCGCCGTCTGCCGGACGAGCGATTACGTCGACGACCGAACGATCCTCGTCGAGGCCGACGCCGCGGCGGCCGATCTCGATCGCGCCCTCGTCGACGCGCTCGCCGACGGCGCCGCGGCCCGCGCGTCCGTCGCCGTCGAACGATGA